One segment of Anastrepha obliqua isolate idAnaObli1 chromosome 3, idAnaObli1_1.0, whole genome shotgun sequence DNA contains the following:
- the LOC129241722 gene encoding centrosomal protein cep290 gives MEISELVSARRFREFNTQQKEELFETLLQLIVAIDEIPKRSLRRTLDVTLAVLQYKGEQVAALQLQLEDKASSEDDSRTERLVDENEKLKVMLEKLEDEKTELNGKIKELTEDIFQLQKRMQEAAQTAAAEGSDKDSSDPLSELDKQEDLLRNINSKNKHIKRLLREIEALQNQNIAQSKTIIECETELQQSKAKLLQLSADITLVNSERKALKETVNELNIEITRLEGNITYLEEEREKSERDLRGFIEKLEIKAQSWKSMLDAKNKEVKKLRMRLEKVGEPTSLVESKARSADKDGMGKNATTSDDEEETTKLLHALESRDKHIESLELKIKYLAEEMMSTTQLMNQLSVEKEEARNPNKTRACCKTIEESLHAANVRCNELSEMLDRSEEDNALKSKQAMQAISELEAYQLGEEGLVKTLRKCTALEQKVISRDKQIRALIMELNSMHEIAHENGILRKRLNIPDDMVISAKNLIAKERNKDKMIERLTLKLRASEEMRLQLKLDKNDLRKELLDIQKQLQTTSPPAVEEDKATMDSLHIPSEVGEVTESVNASNVVHNAAINFCANCKQSLDMPDECNQAIDTTQLKYQDVLDENDTLRAGMLEILEKLREYDGASDHITIDTEMLYRLLEALRTSSVPSTPKRLQSELQALKAREEALRALIKQQPHTHDREGNETDELSSVESMREGSELRNGADEDLSLHLPNPLDSSTRPTTPNKNIKQKELPVISSDKSIFEVEARDLELQVAELKIYRQGFEDLQEQMKASDVELTQRCADLTAQLVSVQLELNKEKCSYAFMRDDYDNTLNEAKQNYLRHIEQVTTLQKDKGSLEDKLACVEKEYNQLLNAGNYSKEDYLQVQAVNSDLRAQLAFIIEQLFSGKLAADFQIPDVCADYGIINENLQLDYLTFEEYKELQTTLKESQQQREESLRKSAQLESLLEIAQSQIQSQQKLLNEITDNHVNLRHLVADLQSNTEKNLLLAKMQRELDSAKQELSNLRFDFDQLKQKCSVLERDSDAKDHKLIQLTKGFQLERNSKDIKIKFLQKSLYVLREKYAKFTPLIFLTNFVFAYTKFTKKSLRSTENDRTDKLVENVKETIMAKLKTENLFVDDSHSLIKLIKSETQCKLLEENLQDLQRKYDSLEAELLEQRIRSANESEHWQTVVAIFGDRVSESHPSTSSDEKTPQPAEKNEEECLSVRQKDVATNTNAPVPAERKLSANAEAHPLRKKSTVEMLDKNLSPIGSPMRRIQKVSATTQTSEELNETHAVETHNVENKTPDQSRSTEKEAARLSPPQSSQELERFANDAKEPIELKDQLISKETNDAVVQTESEVTECHSVQTESSTLTEQQVEDVKLSKELEQQVKEMQQKLKERDIKLAENKDELLAANKRIADIQGQLELSRKFDDTKTAAQTDTSPKGDIIEKTILSFHTLLSEKDKSISKYQDLLQTEREHIQITNTKLNNEIMDLKTTITNLNFNIKTKDMEILELKTKLESISARKNSLEKLELATGAAGGGSDDSGDNSLNELTDEKIEEMFRQDPAASSTNEHNGDEVKTAILVDGSEQLEKQDTETLKETSSLLKHIKELKEKASYWEKTMSVKEDELNLLKEKVNLYEQREKSLESTINPEVEQLRLLLEEKDKHINDLTETLNNFHDDQQRYIKDSSSYSADQISKLHADLTRTEATNKIYHTQVEALRRQISSLTQREKQARELNQSLRNQLIKRPVVSIKSELNARVKTENLQKRIHALELELEEARAQIQRQQIVLDAKRAKSAAEVGLWEKQKRWQQSAEKFKAKYEETDGALEKTRSLLQSARTMIARLEKEKQTLEIKLGKAGQCVGMQTMKCCRTPSCPNLQHGGSNSSKYTPSESPETYTGASSECSSPAHSAIDRHKHMRTHGHFCVGASGSGDVCSVTDKHQPHSELIEALKARIELQQRKILAMELEGKGSNALTTEMEKLQEKLSEIEAQNIRLEAKNLQLQLDNDLMRQGDATERLQKRIKYLEDYIIALKEEMAQAEARRELCKCSGIKINTQLGQSAEQTILSLRGIVEKLRAENKFLKDGRRSCESRNTNEATSGDMSRLQKLYTESLDKIAALQVELSMKAKCRNCCKTDTHVNDELAFIKEQLSKKTQLLQKAKVLLTRAAAKEKVLKEQLLLWKRKCSELQNVPVIDETSE, from the exons atggaAATATCCGAATTAGTGTCAGCGCGAAGATTTCGCGAATTCAATACGCAACAAAAAGAGGAATTGTTTGAAACTCTGCTGCAGTTAATTGTGGCCATCGACGAGATACCTAAGAGGTCCTTACGGCGCACTTTGGACGTCACCTTGGCCGTGTTGCAGTACAAGGGCGAACAAGTAGCAGCCTTACAGTTGCAACTAGAAGACAAAGCGAGCAGTGAAG ATGACTCGCGTACAGAACGTTTAGTGGATGAGAATGAAAAACTTAAAGTTATGTTAGAAAAGCTAGAAGATGAAAAGACGGAGCTTAACGGCAAAATTAAGGAG CTCACGGAAGACATTTTCCAGTTGCAAAAGCGCATGCAAGAAGCTGCTCAAACTGCTGCGGCCGAAGGTAGCGATAAGGACTCCTCTGATCCACTTTCAGAACTGGATAAACAGGAGGATTTATTACGAAATATCAACTCGAAGAATAAGCATATTAAGCGATTACTACGTGAAATAGAG GCgcttcaaaatcaaaatatagcACAGTCCAAAACTATTATCGAATGCGAAACGGAGCTGCAACAGAGCAAAGCAAAACTTCTGCAACTTAGTGCCGATATAACACTCGTTAATAGCGAGCGAAAGGCACTGAAAGAAACTGTTAATGAACTGAACATTGAAATCACGCGACTCGAAGGCAATATCACCTATCTTGAAGAGGAGCGAGAGAAAAGTGAGCGCGATTTGAGGGGTTTCATAGAAAAGTTGGAAATAAAGGCGCAGTCATGGAAAAGTATGTTGGATGCGAAGAATAAAGAAGTGAAGAAATTACGTATGCGCCTCGAAAAGGTAGGAGAGCCAACAAGCCTCGTCGAGAGTAAAGCGCGCAGCGCCGACAAGGATGGTATGGGCAAGAATGCCACTACCAGCGATGACGAAGAAGAGACTACCAAGCTTTTACAT GCCCTTGAATCACGTGATAAGCATATCGAATCGCtcgaattgaaaataaaatatttggccgAAGAAATGATGTCAACCACACAACTAATGAACCAACTCTCTGTTGAGAAAGAGGAAGCACGCAATCCCAACAAAACTCGAGCCTGCTGTAAGACCATTGAGGAATCTCTTCATGCGGCCAACGTGCGCTGCAACGAGCTCTCCGAAATGTTGGACCGCAGTGAAGAGGATAATGCGCTTAAGTCCAAGCAAGCAATGCAAGCCATTTCAGAGCTCGAAGCTTACCAACTTGGCGAAGAAGGTCTGGTAAAGACATTGCGCAAATGCACTGCCCTTGAGCAGAAGGTCATTTCACGGGACAAACAAATACGCGCCCTAATTATGGAACTCAATTCGATGCACGAAATTGCACATGAGAATGGTATACTGCGAAAACGTTTGAATATACCCGATGACATGGTAATATCGGCGAAGAATCTGATAGCCAAAGAACGCAATAAAGATAAAATGATTGAACGACTCACGTTGAAGTTGCGCGCTTCAGAAGAAATGCGCCTTCAGTTGAAGCTGGACAAAAACGATTTGAG AAAAGAATTGTTGGATATTCAAAAGCAACTACAGACGACATCTCCACCTGCGGTTGAAGAGGACAAAGCTACCATGGATAGCCTGCACATACCTAGCGAGGTCGGTGAGGTGACCGAAAGTGTAAATGCCAGCAATGTGGTCCATAACGCTGCTATTAACTTCTGTGCGAACTGTAAACAATCCTTAGAT ATGCCAGATGAGTGTAATCAAGCCATAGACACCACGCAGCTTAAATATCAAGATGTGCTCGATGAAAATGATACTTTGCGCGCTGGCATGTTAGAGATTCTGGAAAAACTCAGAGAATATGATG GTGCGTCCGATCACATCACCATCGACACGGAAATGCTCTACCGACTGCTCGAAGCACTACGCACTAGTTCAGTGCCGAGCACTCCCAAACGGTTGCAAAGTGAACTGCAAGCTCTGAAAGCGCGTGAGGAAGCGCTACGTGCGCTTATAAAACAGCAACCGCACACACATGACCGCGAAGGCAATGAGACTGATGAGCTAAGTTCTGTGGAAAGTATGCGTGAAGGTAGCGAGCTACGCAACGGCGCTGACGAAGATTTATCACTTCATTTGCCCAATCCCTTGGATTCTTCCACTCGCCCTACCACGCCcaacaaaaatatcaagcaaaaagaACTCCCTGTCATATCAAGTGATAAGTCGATTTTTGAAGTCGAGGCGCGTGATCTGGAACTACAAGTAGCCGAGTTGAAAATTTATCGTCAGGGTTTTGAAGATCTCCAAGAACAAATGAAAGCTAGTGACGTGGAGCTCACACAACGTTGCGCTGATTTGACTGCACAACTTGTGAGCGTACAACTAGAACTCAACAAAGAAAAGTGTTCATATGCTTTCATGCGCGACGATTACGATAATACTCTCAACGAagccaaacaaaattatttacgtCACATAGAGCAAGTGACCACGCTCCAAAAAGATAAAGGCTCACTTGAGGATAAACTGGCCTGCGTTGAAAAAGAGTATAACCAATTACTAAATGCAGGAAATTATAGCAAAGAGGACTATTTACAAGTGCAAGCGGTCAATTCAGATTTACGCGCGCAACTTGCGTTCATCATTGAACAGCTCTTTAGTGGTAAATTGGCAGCCGACTTTCAAATTCCCGATGTGTGTGCGGACTATGGCATTATAAATGAAAATCTACAATTGGACTATTTAACTTTTGAGGAATATAAAGAGCTGCAAACAACGCTGAAGGAATCACAACAGCAGCGTGAAGAATCATTGAGGAAGTCTGCACAACTTGAAAGTTTACTGGAGATTGCTCAAAGCCAAATTCAATCTCAACAAAAACTTTTGAATGAAATCACGGATAACCATGTTAATCTGCGACATCTGGTAGCAGATCTACAAAGTAATACAGAAAAGAATCTGTTATTGGCGAAAATGCAAAGGGAACTCGATAGTG ccaaaCAAGAGTTGTCGAATTTGCGTTTTGACTTTGACCAACTAAAGCAGAAGTGCTCGGTACTAGAACGTGATTCAGATGCTAAGGACCATAAACTTATCCAACTCACCAAGGGCTTCCAGTTGGAACGCAATTCTAAGGATATCAAGATCAA GTTTCTGCAAAAATCGTTATATGTTTTGCGAGAAAAATACGCCAAATTTACACCGCTTATCTTCctgacaaattttgtttttgcatatacCAAATTTACAAAGAAATCTCTTCGAAGCACTGAAAATGATAGAACCGATAAACTCGTTGAGAATGTTAAGGAGACAATTATGGCTAagttaaaaactgaaaatttgtttgtggaCGATTCGCATAGCTTAATCAAa ctcATTAAATCAGAAACGCAGTGTAAATTGTTGGAAGAAAATTTGCAAGATTTGCAAAGAAAATACGATTCCCTGGAAGCAGAGCTGCTGGAGCAACGCATACGTTCTGCGAATGAATCTGAGCATTGGCAAACAGTAGTCGCGATTTTCGGTGACCGTGTAAGCGAGAGCCATCCGAGCACTTCAAGTGATGAGAAAACGCCCCAACCTGCCGagaaaaatgaagaagaatGTCTCAGCGTGCGTCAAAAAGATGTAGCCACCAATACTAATGCACCAGTGCCAGCTGAACGTAAGTTATCGGCTAACGCAGAAGCGCATCCACTTAGGAAAAAATCAACAGTTGAGATGTTAGATAAAAACCTTTCACCCATCGGCTCCCCTATGCGACGCATACAAAAAGTAAGCGCTACAACACAAACCTCTGAGGAGCTGAACGAAACCCATGCTGTGGAGACGCATAatgtagaaaataaaacacccgACCAATCAAGATCAACGGAAAAAGAAGCGGCACGCTTAAGCCCACCACAGTCGTCTCAAGAGCTTGAACGATTTGCTAATGATGCTAAAGagccaatcgaactaaaagaTCAACTAATTAGCAAAGAAACTAACGATGCCGTGGTACAAACGGAAAGCGAAGTGACGGAATGTCATAGTGTACAAACCGAGAGTTCAACACTTACAGAGCAACAAGTTGAAGATGTAAAGTTGTCCAAAGAGCTTGAGCAGCAAGTGAAGGAAAtgcagcaaaaattaaaagaacgaGACATTAAGCTTGCGGAAAATAAAGACGA GCTTTTAGCAGCTAATAAACGCATTGCGGACATTCAAGGCCAATTAGAGCTTAGTAGGAAGTTCGACGATACTAAGACAGCTGCTCAAACGGACACAAGTCCAAAGGGCGATATTATTGAG AAAACTATACTCTCATTCCACACACTACTCAGTGAAAAAGATAAGTCCATTAGTAAATATCAGGACCTCCTACAAACTGAACGTGAGCACATTCAAATTACCAACACAAAGCTGAACAATGAAATTATGGATCTCAAGACTACGAttacaaatttgaatttcaacATCAAAACCAAAGATATGGAAATACTTGAGTTGAAGACCAAATTAGAGAGTATTAGTGCGCGTAAAAATTCTTTAGAAAAGCTGGAACTCGCTACAGGCGCTGCCGGTGGGGGCAGCGATGATAGCGGAGATAATAGTTTGAATGAGTTAACCGATGAGAAAATCGAGGAGATGTTTCGACAAGATCCCGCGGCATCATCGACAAATGAACATAATGGAGATGAGGTTAAAACGGCAATACTTGTAGATGGCAGTGAACAGTTAGAAAAGCAAGACACAGAAACTCTGAAGGAAACGTCATCGCTGCTTAAACACATTAAAGAGTTGAAGGAGAAAGCTAGCTATTGGGAGAAAACGATGTCTGTTAAGGAGGATGAACTGAATTTATTAAAGGAAAA AGTAAATCTCTATGAGCAGCGCGAAAAGTCGTTGGAGTCCACTATTAATCCGGAAGTAGAACAATTAAGATTGCTGCTGGAAGAGAAGGACAAGCATATCAATGACCTTACAGAGACACTCAACAATTTTCAC GACGACCAGCAACGCTACATTAAAGACTCCTCCAGTTACTCGGCCGATCAGATATCGAAACTGCATGCCGATCTAACGCGCACCGaggcaacaaacaaaatttaccaCACACAAGTCGAAGCACTGCGACGTCAAATCTCTAGCTTGACACAACGTGAAAAACAGGCGCGAGAATTAAATCAATCACTACGCAATCAACTCATAAAACGTCCTGTGGTTTCCATTAAGTCCGAACTAAATGCACGAGTTAAAACTGAGAACCTGCAGAAACGCATACATGCACTCGAACTGGAGCTAGAAGAAGCGCGCGCCCAAATACAACGCCAACAAATTGTGCTCGATGCGAAGCGTGCGAAAAGTGCAGCCGAAGTTGGTCTTTGGGAAAAACAGAAGCGTTGGCAACAGAGTGCCGAAAAATTCAAGGCAAAATACGAGGAAACAGATGGTGCTTTGGAGAAAACGCGTAGCCTCTTGCAGTCTGCACGAACAATGATTGCGCGCTTGGAAAAGGAGAAACAAACGCTCGAAATAAAACTCGGCAAAGCTGGGCAATGCGTTGGAATGCAGACCATGAAATGTTGTCGCACACCATCCTGCCCGAATTTGCAGCATGGTGGCAGTAACAGTAGTAAGTATACGCCTTCTGAAAGTCCAGAAACATACACGGGCGCGAGTAGCGAATGCAGTTCACCGGCACACAGTGCGATTGACCGTCATAAGCATATGCGGACACATGGACATTTCTGTGTCGGGGCTAGTGGTAGTGGCGATGTATGCAGTGTGACCGATAAACATCAACCACATTCGGAATTGATTGAGGCGCTTAAAGCGCGAATTGAACTACAGCAACGCAAGATACTTGCGATGGAATTGGAAGGCAAAGGCAGCAATGCGCTCACAACGGAAATGGAGAAATTACAAGAGAAACTTTCGGAGATCGAGGCACAGAACATACGTTTGGAAGCTAAGAATTTACAATTGCAACTTGACAATGATCTAATGCGACAAGGTGATGCCACAGAGCGTTTGCAGAAGCGCATCAAATACTTGGAAGA TTACATTATTGCCTTAAAAGAAGAAATGGCTCAAGCTGAAGCGCGGCGGGAATTGTGCAAATGTTCaggcattaaaataaatacgcAATTGGGTCAGTCAGCTGAGCAGACAATACTTTCATTGCGTGGCATTGTGGAAAAACTGCGCGCAGAAAATAAGTTCCTTAAAGATGGTCGACGTTCTTGCGAATCACGA AACACAAACGAAGCAACTAGTGGAGATATGAGTAGATTACAAAAACTGTATACCGAATCGCTGGATAAAATAGCTGCTTTGCAAGTGGAGTTGAGTATGAAAGCGAAATGCAGAAATTGCTGCAAG ACCGACACTCATGTTAATGACGAGCTGGCATTTATCAAGGAACAACTTAGTAAAAAAACGCAACTGTTGCAAAAAGCAAAAGTTCTACTCACACGTGCCGCCGCCAAAGAAAAGGTGCTCAAGGAGCAATTACTCTTGTGGAAGCGCAAATGTTCCGAGCTTCAAAACGTTCCCGTGATAGACGAAACTAGTGAATAA
- the LOC129241721 gene encoding nedd8-activating enzyme E1 catalytic subunit has product MASDIGTIGSGSPNALNSLNSKRWNSLRHILERPGPFCKADFTASAENLEILQNVLKILVIGAGGLGCELLKDLAMMGFGNLHVIDMDTIELSNLNRQFLFRRKDLGLSKAECAARFINNRVPTCRVTPHFAKIQDFDEGFYSQFHIIVCGLDSIVARRWINGMLISMLDYSEDGSVDPSTIIPLVDGGTEGFKGNARVILPGLTSCIECTLDLFPPQVTYPLCTIANTPRLPEHCIEYVKIIQWDKENPFGAPLDGDDPQHIAWVYERSLERSNQFNISGVTYRLVQGVIKHIIPAVASTNAVIAAVCATEVFKLATSCYDNMNNYMNFNDIDGIYTYTYPPEKSDTCLACSNVPQDLNVDDPNTTTLDDVIKILCDSPRFQLKSPGLTTIFDGKNKTLYMSTVKNIEQQTRKHLTMSLAELGLVDGASIMVSDVNMPTTITLQLKYNPNEVEMK; this is encoded by the exons ATGGCATCCGATATAGGAACCATTGGATCAGGTTCCCCTAATGCGCTGAATTCTTTAAATAGCAAGAGGTGGAACAGTCTGCGTCACATATTGGAGCGACCGGGGCCATTCTGCAAGGCTGATTTTACAGCGTcagctgaaaatttggaaattttgcaaaatgtgcTCAAAATTCTTGTTATAG GTGCTGGTGGCCTTGGATGTGAACTGCTCAAAGATCTTGCGATGATGGGATTTGGCAATTTACACGTAATCGATATGGATACAATTGAATTGTCGAATTTGAATCGCCAATTCCTGTTCAGACGTAAAGACCTCGGTTTATCCAAGGCGGAGTGTGCAGCGCGTTTTATAAACAATCGTGTGCCTACCTGTCGTGTGACACCACATTTCGCTAAAATCCAAGATTTTGACGAGGGTTTCTATTCACAATTTCACATTATTGTATGTGGTTTAGATTCGATAGTTGCACGTCGTTGGATAAATGGCATGCTTATTTCCATGCTGGATTACAGTGAAGATGGTAGCGTTGATCCATCTACTATTATACCTTTGGTTGATGGTGGCACTGAAGGTTTCAAAGGCAATGCTCGTGTCATCTTGCCTGGACTTACGTCTTGTATTGAATGTACGTTAGATTTGTTCCCACCACAAGTGACATATCCATTGTGCACCATTGCCAATACACCACGCCTGCCAGAACATTGCATAGAGTACGTCAAAATAATACAGTGGGATAAGGAAAACCCATTTGGTGCACCATTGGATGGTGATGATCCGCAACATATTGCATGGGTATACGAACGTTCGCTAGAGCGTTCTAATCAATTTAATATATCAGGAGTTACTTACAG gTTGGTGCAAGGCGTTATCAAACACATAATTCCAGCTGTAGCTAGTACTAATGCTGTTATTGCCGCAGTTTGCGCCACTGAG GTTTTCAAATTGGCAACGAGCTGCTATGATAACATGAATAACTATATGAACTTCAACGACATAGACGGCATTTATACCTACACTTACCCACCGGAAAAAAGCGATACTTGTTTGGCTTGTAGTAATGTACCGCAAGATTTGAATGTTGATGACCCAAACACTACTACACTTGATGACGTAATTAAGATACTCTGCGATAGTCCACGTTTCCAATTAAAAAGCCCAG GTTTAACTACAATATTTgatggcaaaaataaaacactttacATGTCGACGGTGAAGAATATAGAGCAACAAACACGCAAACATCTCACTATGTCATTAGCTGAACTAGGGCTCGTTGACGGAGCCAGCATCATGGTCAGTGATGTGAATATGCCGACCACAATCACACTACAATTAAAATACAATCCTAATGAAgtggaaatgaaatga